TGCAGGTGATGGCTTTGCCGGAATCCTATGCATTTTAGGCTGCAGAaatccacaaaaacacacagagggcCATACCCATCACAAGGAGCAGACCTTTGGGGGCACTCATGACAGCACACtggccttcctccctccctctcagctGCTCCGCCTTCTCCACCCGCTTCTCTTGCGTGGCTCCTCCCATCTCAATCCGCCTTATCCTCTCCAGTGCCCTCTTCCACGCCAGGCATCTCTGGCTTGGCTTTGGCTCCTCCTCAAATAACCACACATCACAGAGATGCTGTTCGCAGAAAGACACTTTCTTCCCAGCATCCTCTGTCTCCAGGGGCAGAGTGCCCCACTCCGTGTTGGCCTCCACCACCTTCCTGCTTCTCTGGATGCTCCTATAGGCCATTTTGCGCATACTGTCGTCCCTGACCCTTTGGTGGTACCTCTGCAGACATGCCATGACAGCTTTGCTagactctctccttcctctcatcctctccttctCAGTCATGACTGCTGCCACTGAAGTAATACTATCTCGTTGTCCCCTCTCTTCCCACCTctgcttcttctccttcttattTCTCCTTTTATCCTCCTTTGGCGCATATGAACCAGCCTCCTCTGCTTTCTGCCTAGTCTTCACATGGTCCCTCTCTTGCTGTTGATCCTGATCTTGGTTGGCTGCTCCACATACAAAGCAGTTTATTAACTGGGCCCGCCAACCACTTGCCTCTCTAcgtctctccctcttcttcgccttctctctccctttcttctccaCTCCCTGCTCATCAGCCTCCTTCTTAACAAGCTCCTGTATCAGTTTATGGGCAACCCCTCTCTGGCTGTCTCCTATACCTATCGCCACTCCCACCTCACCATTCTCTTCAGTAGGGGGCTTTGGGGCCATAATATAGTCTCCACTCTCCATTCTCTCCACAGTCAGAGACACGATTCACAAAATAATTTGTGATGATATGTAATCCGTCCtgaagagggagacagaaatgAGACAGACAGTAAAGGGAACAGGGAGGCCACATGGAGCAAGGGCTATCAAGAGGTGGTTCAAAAATGGCTGATGTGCTGATAGGGCACTTGAAAAcaagactaggcctacagcaatAAATAGTAGTgactagtgatggggacgagaccacctatgccgagtccgagtcaagaccgagtctttgaagggtcgagaccgagtcaagaccgagtctgttggttttcaaatacagtcgagtccgagtcaagaccgagtctttgaagaagcaagtccgagtcgagaccgagtcctttaggagtcgagaccgagtcgagaccaagaccataaaaaaaattcagttttaatattcagaatttaatatcaccccagttaataatcaacagttaggcctacagactaagctagattgggaattgtttagaggagcagtcttaacgtcttaatatggactatgctgacctacagacactcaccggcagcagagccatagagataaataaacggctctgacggcagtatctttgcattgcaccatgggatgtcattttcaaataatgccggtcaacattgcattttattattattgttgttatgtgttgtctgtttttttatatgaacataaaaaatgcgttggtctcgaggactcggtctgaaattacgagtccttctcctcccactgtgatccgagaccgagtcaagaccgagtctttgaaggaacgagtccgagacgagaccgagaaagcagaaattggtctcgagaccggactcgagtccgagaccggactcgagtactacatcactagtaGTGACTGAAGATACATGGATTTGGTTGACATGACCAACACAATAAACAATTTAACCAGTCAAGCCTAAAAAAATAGTTTTGCTGAAGATATGTAGGAGTTTTAGAGcctaactatttttttttttttttactttaactttaaaggtacactatgcaggtttaggtatttttggtgactgtagagctccctctagagtcacaatatatttatattgtgttgtaaatagcaaacttctcatgacttatcccccctgtacacaatgaaaatgcttttgttgtggatgtgaagcattaacaacaggcaaaaactatctccaaagagctatatactgacaaggtaatgtttcacgattctcatgAGATTTGTCGGGCCAccattcttgaagttgcatggctggttttctcggtagcaACTCACTGCTGTATAGCTATGTCaggtgaacgattcgcctattacaagttcgtttaccatcaaattggcttcgtaaagatgaaaatcttgcatagtgtacctttaacaaCTGCACCCAAATTATGGAAATTAACATTATCATATAGACAAATAGTATGATTCATAAAATAATccataacaaataccaaaagAAAAAAGTTCCTTACCTCAGtaaaacagcacagcacaattcACCGTAGACTAGTAAAAGTGATTCTGCCAGTAGCTTAGAATTGTAACAGTTTAGTCTGTTAGTAGGTGAGTAGCATTCTAGAACATCTCCTTAACTGTGACATTAATCTTAACTTGGTGGCATCATAATGGgccctatggaccctttcaacaataaaaacaaaaacaatgcttaaacgttctatttgggccccaatctacttcctctgcattaagataacatatggaatgttaaaacggaagtcttgtggggccaactatgatgctgataatggaactctcttgaaagggtccatatagaAATCTTCACACAGCTACTATCAAATATAAATTCAGAGATTCAGAGAAATTCAGAGAGATTTATTCGTCACATACACAGTTATAACAGTATATAACAAGTGGTGAAATGTAAGCCTGGTTAGCTCCATGACTGTGTAAGGAAGAAAGAATGTAAATGAAACAGATAAAAGATTAAAAGCAGaagttaataataaaataattaaatgaaataataaaatggcattaataataataataataataataataataataataataataataataaataccactccaaatcagaaaaaattgggatgttgtgtaaaatgcaaattaaaaacagaatgtgataatatacaagtctcgtaaatccatatttagcagcaaaaaggacatagacatcATCAACATAGACatagcaaaaaggacatagacaacaatcaaatgttgaaaatgaaaactatttcatggaaagtatatgttcaatttgaatttgatgccagcaacatgtttcaaaaaatattgggacagggaatgtttactactgtgctgcttcaccccttcatttaacaacattctgtaatgtttaggaactgaggagagttttgagaatgaaatgttgtcccattcctgcccTGTATTAGTCTAGTCATTTTATGAAAaaaggttgaacaaattgcaacagaagaaaacgtgataactgattttgtatcctcaatatgtcctgagtaaggggaaaaaagccccgaagaatcccaatagggaaaagtttagaaaaatacctaaatatagcctaccctattcatgcgcctatacaTTTCTCACGTAAatagaggggaaaaaataaccttcacatatcatgaaaattactgagttgattacttacatcaagacaaacaaaaatgtattatacgtttttttttaattgtttgagGATACAAAATCAGAAGTTTTCTTCTGTTGCAATTTGCTCAACGTTGACCCCTATTTTGGCTTATAGACTAGCCTATATAGGATTGCaattgctcaacagtatggggtattcttaatcatgtttttcattccatgatgcacgtaatttgacaggtctggactgcagacaggccattttagcacctgggcTCTTcttctatggagaaatactgtttaaatatatattatgtgcagaattcattttgacatcgttttcctgaaatattgaAGGTCTTcttggaaaagacattgcctggatggcagtatgttgctcaaaacttgtatacatcattcagaattgattgtgcctttCCAGATGTGCAATATGCcaatgctgtaggcactaatgcactcCCACACTGtaatagatgttgggtttcaaactgagcactaaaacaagttggataggttagATAAGTATAGGCcttctcctctttagcccagatgtgTTGTAAAGGCCACAGATGTGtctatgatttccaaaaagaattgcacattttgattggtctaaccacaggacctctTTACacattacctcagtccattATAAACAAGCTCAGGCACAGATAAGGCcatggtattttctgtatcatgtctcaatacaattttggctgttgcaTGTTTAAAGTTTTTGAATTAAGTATCAAAcggtgcacatagacaatggttatcagatgttttcctgagcccatacaatgtttttctttacagaaatagGTCTGGAGATTCAAGACATTCCTTctgttgtgtgactgtgtggaaTTTCTTTGAATTGCCATGCATTTaattccacttcctgtcattccaatTCAAATTAAAATTTAACTTCCTGTGGGGTGGAGCCAATTCAAATTCCAAGTCATGAATTGAATGGAGACCAATTCTAAAATTcggttgcattgagagatgatcttatggaaagtaccccataccaatcgtgagatatggtaaagggtatgtcatgatgtggggttattttaattccaaaggccaagatGTAtaccctggatccatgaaataactttaaaaataaaaatctgcctgcctctatgggaattcaaCCTAggtttaacataggggtatgaatacttatgcaccctgtattttaatgaagaacatgtatttatttatgatacattattccttcacaaagaaaattggtgtccttaaag
This DNA window, taken from Alosa sapidissima isolate fAloSap1 chromosome 11, fAloSap1.pri, whole genome shotgun sequence, encodes the following:
- the LOC121724288 gene encoding MAP7 domain-containing protein 2-like, with the protein product MESGDYIMAPKPPTEENGEVGVAIGIGDSQRGVAHKLIQELVKKEADEQGVEKKGREKAKKRERRREASGWRAQLINCFVCGAANQDQDQQQERDHVKTRQKAEEAGSYAPKEDKRRNKKEKKQRWEERGQRDSITSVAAVMTEKERMRGRRESSKAVMACLQRYHQRVRDDSMRKMAYRSIQRSRKVVEANTEWGTLPLETEDAGKKVSFCEQHLCDVWLFEEEPKPSQRCLAWKRALERIRRIEMGGATQEKRVEKAEQLRGREEGQCAVMSAPKGLLLVMGMALCVFLWISAA